Proteins co-encoded in one Enterobacter sp. R4-368 genomic window:
- a CDS encoding MdtB/MuxB family multidrug efflux RND transporter permease subunit, translating to MQLLPPGRTGGPSRLFILRPVATTLLMVAILLAGIIGYRFLPVSALPEVDYPTIQVVTLYPGASPDVVTSAITAPLERQFGQMSGLKQMSSQSFGGASVVTLQFQLSLPLDVAEQEVQAAMNAANSLLPSDLPNPPVYSKVNPADPPIMTLAVTSSAMPMTQVEDMVETRVAQKISQVSGVGLVTLSGGQRPAVRVKLNAQAIAALGLTSETIRTAISNANVNSAKGSLDGPTRAVTLSANDQMQSAEEYRQLIVAYQNGAPIRLGDIATVEQGAENSWLGAWANKQQAIVMNVQRQPGANIIDTADSIRTLLPQLTESLPKSVTVKVLSDRTNNIRASVDDTQFELMLAIALVVMIIYVFLRNIPATIIPGVAVPLSLVGTFAAMVFLGFSINNLTLMALTIATGFVVDDAIVVIENISRYIEKGEKPLAAALKGAGEIGFTIISLTFSLIAVLIPLLFMGDIVGRLFREFAVTLAIAILISAIVSLTLTPMMCARMLSAESLRKQNRFSRASERFFERVIAAYGRLLSKVLNHPWLTLSVAVGTLFLSIMLWVFIPKGFFPVQDNGIIQGTLQAPQSASFASMAERQRQVADIILRDPAVESLTSFVGVDGTNPSLNSARLQINLKPLDERDDRVQPVIERLQQAAAKVPGVALYLQPTQDLTIDTTVSRTQYQFTLQANSLDALSTWVPQLVSKLQALPQLADVSSDWQDKGLVAYVNVDRDSASRLGINMADVDNALYNAFGQRLISTIYTQANQYRVVLEHDTAQTPGLSALDNIRLTSTDGGIVPLSSIAKVEQRYAPLSINHLDQFPSTTISFNVAEGYSLGDAVQAVLDSEKTLNFPTDITTQFQGSTLAFQAALGSTIWLIVAAVAAMYIVLGVLYESFIHPITILSTLPTAGVGALLALMVSGSELDVIAIIGIILLIGIVKKNAIMMIDFALAAEREEGMSPRDAIFQACLLRFRPILMTTLAALLGALPLMLSTGVGAELRRPLGIGMVGGLLVSQVLTLFTTPVIYLLFDRLSLAVKKRFPRREEEA from the coding sequence ATGCAGTTGCTACCGCCGGGCCGGACGGGCGGCCCTTCCCGTCTGTTTATTTTGCGTCCGGTCGCCACCACGCTGTTGATGGTGGCGATCCTGCTGGCCGGTATTATCGGCTACCGTTTTCTGCCCGTTTCCGCGCTGCCTGAAGTTGATTACCCGACCATTCAGGTAGTGACGCTCTACCCCGGTGCCAGCCCCGATGTGGTCACTTCGGCGATCACCGCGCCGCTGGAGCGCCAGTTTGGTCAGATGTCCGGCTTAAAACAGATGTCGTCGCAAAGTTTCGGCGGCGCGTCGGTGGTGACCTTGCAGTTCCAGCTCAGTTTGCCGCTGGATGTCGCCGAGCAGGAAGTGCAGGCGGCGATGAATGCCGCTAACAGCCTGCTCCCCTCCGATCTGCCCAACCCGCCGGTCTACAGCAAAGTTAACCCGGCAGACCCACCGATTATGACGCTCGCCGTCACCTCTTCCGCCATGCCCATGACCCAGGTGGAAGATATGGTGGAAACGCGCGTCGCGCAGAAAATCTCGCAGGTTTCCGGCGTCGGTCTGGTGACACTTTCTGGCGGCCAGCGCCCGGCGGTGCGTGTCAAACTCAATGCCCAGGCGATTGCGGCTCTCGGGCTGACCAGCGAAACCATTCGCACCGCCATCAGTAACGCCAACGTCAATTCGGCGAAAGGCAGCCTCGACGGTCCAACCCGCGCCGTCACGCTCTCCGCCAACGATCAGATGCAGTCTGCCGAAGAGTATCGCCAGTTGATTGTCGCGTATCAGAATGGCGCACCGATCCGGCTTGGCGATATCGCGACCGTTGAACAAGGCGCAGAAAATAGCTGGCTTGGCGCATGGGCTAATAAGCAACAAGCGATTGTCATGAACGTCCAGCGCCAGCCGGGGGCGAACATTATCGACACCGCCGATAGCATCCGCACGCTGCTGCCGCAGTTAACCGAAAGCCTGCCAAAATCGGTGACGGTGAAAGTGCTGTCAGACAGAACCAACAACATTCGCGCGTCGGTCGACGACACCCAGTTCGAACTTATGCTGGCGATCGCGCTGGTGGTGATGATTATCTACGTCTTCCTGCGCAATATTCCGGCGACCATTATTCCGGGCGTGGCGGTGCCGCTATCGCTGGTCGGGACATTCGCGGCGATGGTATTTCTCGGTTTCTCCATCAACAACCTGACGCTAATGGCGCTGACCATCGCCACCGGCTTTGTGGTCGACGACGCCATTGTGGTTATCGAAAATATCTCGCGCTATATCGAAAAAGGCGAAAAACCGCTGGCCGCCGCCCTGAAAGGGGCTGGTGAGATCGGTTTTACCATTATCTCGCTGACGTTCTCGTTGATTGCGGTCCTGATCCCGCTGCTGTTTATGGGGGATATCGTCGGCCGCCTGTTCCGCGAATTTGCCGTCACGCTGGCGATAGCGATCCTGATTTCCGCAATTGTGTCGCTGACGCTGACGCCGATGATGTGCGCACGCATGCTAAGCGCCGAATCCCTGCGCAAACAGAACCGTTTTTCCCGCGCGTCGGAGCGTTTTTTCGAGCGCGTCATCGCGGCCTACGGCAGGCTACTGAGCAAAGTGCTCAATCACCCATGGCTGACGTTGAGCGTGGCGGTCGGAACCCTGTTTTTGTCGATCATGCTGTGGGTGTTTATTCCGAAAGGTTTCTTCCCGGTGCAGGACAACGGCATTATCCAGGGAACCCTGCAAGCACCACAATCCGCGTCCTTTGCCAGCATGGCAGAGCGCCAGCGCCAGGTGGCCGATATTATCCTGCGCGATCCGGCGGTAGAAAGCCTGACGTCATTTGTCGGTGTCGATGGCACCAACCCATCGCTTAACAGCGCCCGATTGCAAATCAACCTGAAACCGCTGGATGAGCGCGACGATCGGGTCCAGCCAGTGATTGAGCGCCTGCAACAGGCGGCGGCGAAAGTGCCCGGCGTGGCACTCTACCTGCAACCGACGCAGGATTTAACCATCGATACCACCGTCAGCCGCACGCAATATCAGTTCACCTTGCAGGCCAACTCGCTGGATGCGCTCAGTACCTGGGTGCCGCAACTGGTGAGTAAACTGCAGGCGCTGCCACAACTGGCAGATGTCAGCAGCGACTGGCAGGACAAAGGCCTGGTGGCCTACGTGAATGTCGATCGCGACAGTGCCAGCCGCCTTGGCATCAACATGGCGGACGTGGATAACGCCCTTTATAACGCGTTTGGTCAGCGGTTGATCTCCACCATTTACACCCAGGCAAACCAGTATCGCGTGGTGCTGGAACACGACACGGCGCAAACGCCGGGGCTTTCCGCGCTCGACAACATTCGCCTGACCAGTACCGATGGCGGCATCGTGCCGCTCTCGTCAATTGCGAAAGTGGAGCAACGCTACGCACCGCTGAGTATCAACCATCTGGATCAATTCCCGTCGACGACGATCTCCTTCAACGTGGCGGAAGGGTATTCGCTCGGCGATGCGGTGCAGGCCGTGCTGGATAGCGAGAAAACGCTCAACTTCCCGACGGATATCACCACGCAATTCCAGGGCAGCACACTGGCGTTCCAGGCGGCGCTTGGCAGCACCATCTGGCTGATTGTCGCGGCTGTCGCGGCGATGTATATCGTGCTCGGCGTGCTGTACGAGAGCTTTATTCACCCCATCACTATCCTGTCGACATTGCCAACGGCTGGCGTTGGCGCGCTGCTGGCGCTGATGGTGTCCGGCAGTGAACTGGATGTGATTGCTATCATCGGCATTATTTTGCTTATTGGTATCGTCAAGAAAAACGCCATCATGATGATCGACTTCGCCCTCGCCGCCGAACGCGAAGAGGGCATGTCGCCGCGCGATGCGATTTTCCAGGCCTGTTTACTGCGTTTTCGCCCGATATTAATGACCACCCTGGCGGCACTGCTTGGTGCGCTACCGTTAATGCTGAGCACCGGCGTCGGCGCAGAGTTACGCCGTCCGCTGGGCATTGGTATGGTCGGTGGTTTGCTGGTGAGCCAGGTGCTGACGCTCTTTACGACGCCGGTGATTTACCTGTTATTCGATCGCCTGTCGCTGGCAGTGAAAAAGCGTTTCCCACGCCGTGAAGAGGAGGCGTAA
- the yegD gene encoding molecular chaperone yields MFVGFDYGTANCSVAVMRDGAAQLLKMENNSTLLPSMLCAPTREAVSEWLYRHHQVPATDGETQALLRRAMSFNREEDIEVSAASVQFGLASLRQYVSDPEEVYFVKSPKSFLGASGLKPQQIALFEDLVCAMMLHIRQQAETQLPESIDQAVIGRPINFQGLGGDEANAQAQGILERAAKRAGFRDVVFQFEPVAAGLDFEATLSAEKRVLVVDIGGGTTDCSLLLMGPQWRDKQERAASLLGHSGCRVGGNDLDIALAFKSLMPLLGMGGQTEKGIALPILPWWNAVAINDVPAQTEFYSAANGRLLNDLLRDARDAEKVALLVKVWRQRLSYRLVRSAEESKIALSDDTQVTAPLPFISDDLAAAIDQDGLESALNQPLQRILEQVQLALENSAETPEMIYLTGGSARSPLIKKALAQTLPGIPIASGDDFGSVTAGLARWAQTLFR; encoded by the coding sequence GTGTTTGTTGGCTTTGACTACGGTACGGCAAACTGCTCGGTCGCGGTGATGCGCGACGGCGCAGCGCAACTGCTGAAAATGGAAAATAACAGTACCTTACTCCCGTCGATGCTCTGCGCACCGACGCGTGAAGCGGTCAGCGAGTGGCTCTATCGCCACCATCAGGTTCCGGCGACAGACGGCGAAACCCAGGCGCTGCTGCGCCGGGCGATGAGCTTTAACCGCGAGGAAGATATTGAGGTTAGCGCCGCCAGCGTGCAGTTCGGGCTGGCTTCATTGCGTCAATACGTCAGCGACCCGGAAGAGGTGTACTTTGTTAAATCACCGAAATCCTTCCTGGGCGCCAGCGGCCTGAAACCGCAGCAAATCGCCCTGTTCGAAGACCTGGTGTGCGCCATGATGCTGCATATCCGCCAGCAGGCAGAAACGCAACTGCCGGAAAGCATTGATCAGGCCGTGATTGGTCGCCCGATCAACTTCCAGGGGCTGGGCGGCGATGAGGCGAACGCGCAGGCGCAAGGCATCCTGGAGCGTGCCGCAAAACGCGCCGGGTTCCGTGATGTGGTGTTCCAGTTCGAACCGGTCGCCGCCGGGCTCGATTTTGAAGCAACGTTAAGCGCCGAAAAACGTGTGCTGGTGGTCGATATCGGCGGCGGTACGACAGACTGCTCATTATTGCTGATGGGGCCGCAGTGGCGCGATAAGCAAGAGCGCGCCGCCAGCCTGTTAGGGCATAGCGGCTGCCGCGTTGGCGGTAACGATTTAGACATTGCGCTGGCGTTCAAAAGCCTGATGCCGCTGCTCGGCATGGGCGGTCAGACAGAAAAAGGCATCGCGCTGCCGATACTGCCCTGGTGGAATGCGGTAGCGATTAACGATGTTCCCGCGCAGACCGAGTTTTACAGCGCCGCCAATGGCCGCCTGCTTAACGATCTCCTGCGCGACGCGCGCGACGCGGAGAAAGTAGCGCTGCTGGTAAAAGTCTGGCGGCAGCGTCTGAGCTACCGGTTAGTGCGCAGCGCCGAAGAGAGCAAAATCGCCCTTTCCGACGACACCCAGGTTACCGCTCCCTTGCCATTTATTAGCGATGACCTCGCGGCGGCGATTGACCAGGATGGTCTGGAAAGCGCGCTAAATCAGCCACTGCAACGCATCCTTGAACAGGTGCAACTGGCGCTGGAAAACAGTGCGGAAACGCCGGAAATGATTTATCTCACCGGCGGTAGCGCGCGTTCACCGCTGATTAAAAAAGCGCTGGCGCAAACCCTGCCGGGGATCCCGATTGCGAGCGGCGATGACTTCGGCTCCGTCACCGCCGGTCTTGCGCGCTGGGCGCAGACACTGTTCCGTTAA
- a CDS encoding MdtA/MuxA family multidrug efflux RND transporter periplasmic adaptor subunit: MKGSVTFRRTLVAAVVMAVAGVAWYQFAHKETSSTATGQTQRQGAPGGGRHGMRGGALPPVQAATATREAVPRYLSGLGTITAANTVTVRSRVSGQLMAIHFQEGQQVKAGDLLAEIDPSQFNVALAQAQGQLAKDKATLANARRDLSRYQQLAKTSLVSRQDLDSQQALVTESEGTVKADEAAVASAQLELDWSRITAPISGRVGLKQVDIGNQISSSDTTGIVVLTQTHPIDLVFTLPESEIATVVQAQKAGQQLVVEAWDRTNKQKLSSGTLLSLDNQIDATTGTIKLKARFDNQDDALFPNQFVNARMLVATQQDAVVIPAAALQMGNEGNFVWVLNDKNQVSKHTVTPGIQDSQKVVIAAGLSAGDRVVTDGIDRLTEGAKVEVVDAKNADAVPAKREHPAKGAQS, from the coding sequence ATGAAAGGCAGTGTTACGTTTCGCCGCACGCTTGTCGCGGCCGTGGTCATGGCGGTAGCGGGCGTAGCCTGGTACCAGTTCGCACATAAAGAGACTTCTTCTACCGCCACCGGGCAGACTCAGCGCCAGGGCGCGCCGGGCGGAGGTCGCCACGGTATGCGCGGCGGCGCGCTGCCGCCGGTGCAGGCCGCAACGGCAACCCGCGAAGCCGTACCGCGTTATCTCTCCGGGCTCGGCACCATTACCGCCGCTAATACCGTTACCGTGCGCAGCCGCGTTTCGGGCCAGCTTATGGCGATCCATTTCCAGGAAGGCCAGCAAGTAAAAGCCGGCGATCTGCTGGCGGAAATCGACCCAAGCCAGTTCAACGTGGCGCTGGCGCAAGCGCAGGGCCAGTTGGCGAAAGATAAAGCCACACTCGCCAACGCCCGCCGCGATCTTTCGCGCTACCAGCAACTGGCGAAAACCAGCCTGGTTTCGCGCCAGGATCTCGATAGCCAGCAGGCGCTGGTCACCGAATCGGAAGGCACCGTGAAAGCCGATGAAGCCGCTGTAGCCAGCGCGCAGTTAGAGCTGGACTGGAGCCGCATAACCGCCCCCATTTCCGGGCGAGTGGGTTTAAAACAGGTGGATATTGGTAACCAAATCAGCAGCAGCGACACCACCGGCATCGTGGTGTTGACGCAAACCCACCCCATCGATCTGGTGTTTACCCTGCCGGAAAGCGAAATCGCCACCGTGGTGCAGGCGCAAAAAGCAGGCCAGCAACTGGTGGTGGAAGCCTGGGATCGCACCAATAAACAGAAGCTGAGCAGCGGCACATTGTTAAGCCTCGATAACCAGATTGACGCCACCACCGGCACCATCAAACTGAAAGCCCGCTTTGATAACCAGGACGATGCCCTGTTCCCCAACCAGTTCGTCAACGCGCGCATGCTGGTTGCCACGCAGCAGGACGCGGTAGTGATCCCGGCAGCCGCCCTGCAAATGGGCAACGAAGGCAACTTCGTCTGGGTTCTGAACGACAAGAACCAGGTCAGCAAACACACCGTCACGCCAGGTATTCAGGACAGCCAGAAAGTGGTGATTGCCGCCGGTCTGTCGGCGGGCGATCGCGTGGTGACGGACGGCATTGACCGCCTGACCGAAGGGGCGAAAGTGGAAGTCGTGGATGCGAAAAACGCCGACGCCGTACCGGCAAAGCGTGAACATCCGGCCAAAGGAGCGCAGTCCTGA
- the alkA gene encoding DNA-3-methyladenine glycosylase 2, with amino-acid sequence MYTLHWRKPYDWAWMFDFLRARAVAGVEEISATRYVRTFHYHGHRGLITAEPDEATATLKVTLSDGLVPVAEYCLARLRGLFDLDCDAEIVNTALGSLGAARPGLRLPGSVDPFEQAVRAILGQLVSVAMAAKLTAKVAQRFGEPLAEAPGMICFPAPQQLAQAQPEELKALGMPLKRAESLIFLAQTVCDGTFPLTPPADVEQGVKALQTWPGIGRWTANYFALRGWQAKDVFLPDDYLIKQRFAGMTPAQIRRYAARWQPWRSYALLHVWYTDGWQPEGE; translated from the coding sequence ATGTACACACTGCACTGGCGCAAGCCGTATGACTGGGCGTGGATGTTCGATTTTTTACGCGCGCGCGCCGTGGCGGGCGTTGAGGAGATTAGCGCAACGCGTTATGTGCGCACATTCCATTATCACGGGCATCGCGGGTTAATCACCGCCGAGCCTGACGAAGCCACCGCGACGCTGAAGGTCACGCTCAGCGATGGGCTTGTGCCAGTGGCTGAATACTGCCTCGCGCGCCTGCGTGGTTTGTTTGATCTGGATTGTGATGCAGAAATCGTCAACACCGCGCTGGGCTCACTGGGTGCGGCGCGTCCCGGTTTACGTTTGCCGGGCAGCGTGGATCCGTTTGAACAGGCGGTGCGGGCGATTCTGGGGCAACTGGTGAGCGTGGCGATGGCGGCGAAGCTGACCGCAAAAGTGGCGCAGCGCTTCGGTGAACCGCTGGCAGAAGCGCCGGGAATGATCTGCTTTCCCGCGCCGCAGCAACTGGCACAAGCGCAACCGGAAGAACTCAAAGCGCTGGGCATGCCGTTAAAACGCGCGGAGTCGCTCATTTTTCTCGCGCAGACGGTCTGCGACGGTACATTCCCGCTCACTCCACCCGCGGATGTGGAACAAGGGGTGAAAGCGCTGCAAACCTGGCCGGGTATCGGTCGCTGGACTGCGAACTACTTCGCGCTGCGTGGCTGGCAGGCGAAAGATGTGTTCCTGCCGGATGATTACCTGATTAAGCAGCGTTTTGCCGGGATGACACCCGCGCAAATCCGCCGCTACGCGGCGCGCTGGCAGCCGTGGCGCTCATATGCG